A section of the Humulus lupulus chromosome 2, drHumLupu1.1, whole genome shotgun sequence genome encodes:
- the LOC133815624 gene encoding uncharacterized protein LOC133815624, which yields MSGKVRIPRLVSVNNAFTVGLVIIVVSLQIGNGQFDYEFGPEGVESDAAVDGALHARLPAFSVASHGAAAFCEACDHKEACIESIGSVANKPNANPKDFVQAAIQSTITQVSTALDVSGSIAANSSGSKKMSMEDCKDLLGFAVDELKNCFTAVGGTDLHALRDKQVDLLNWLSAVISYQHTCLDGIFDSQLKEEIMSSGLSNANKLTSNALAIVSTMSTIFDAFKIPVKVGGGGNARALTGFAQGSFGFGLGGHGASGTWSGGIGGGKGGGGIGAGGGGSGSGSGSGGGSGGGGGSGSGGSSGNGIGTGGGSGGGYANKDKKTNEGSCKCSCDDKAGGGGSSDSGGGGGSGGGSGGGTGSGSGGGTGSGNGSGSGNGSGSGTGSGSGNGGSGGKKGNGDSSNHKATKEGGGNGKGHGNGSGSGGGSGGGIGGGKGSGSGSGKGSGGGSGGKGGSGDGKESGGGGGNGSGKGGGGGGGGGGGSGGGGGDGGNKGDSSGDGSATGGGGGNGKGGGSGKGSGSGDGSGNGKGKSDDSASSGGGGGGGGGGGGGGGSGKGSGSGKGDSSASGGGGGSGGGKGKGDGNGSGSGSGTGNGSGKGGGGGSGGGNNNDSGKDKDSGKGNGNGKGGGGGNSGGGENSGKGSAKGNGSGKGAGDGGGSGGGSGSGGGGGGGGSGDKGSAKGNGSGKGGGGGGGGGGGGGGGGKGSAKGNGSGKGGGGGGGSGGGGGGGGGGGGGGNNEFSWGNGNGFNWGDSSYGGGGGGGGGGGGGGGGGGGGGGGGGSGSGGGGGGGGGGGGGGGGSWGGSKYSGGGGGGGGGGSGTGKEGFGFNFNKGFTIGSGSRRLKEVYQSNGEYPSWLSGEDRKLLGNNNGNEKLMPNKIVAKDGSGDFKTIAEALSSYPKNHKGRYTIYVKAGIYNEYLTVTKEQVNVFIYGDGPRKTIITGRKNFNEGVSTIRTATFSAIGNGFIAKSIGFQNTAGLEGHQAVALRVQSDMSAFYNCRMDGYQDTLYVQTHRQFYHNCVISGTVDFIFGDAAAVIQNSLIVVRKPGKNQKNAVTAQGRVDKYETTGIVIQNCKIVPEQKLFSERLMTPTYLGRPWKEYSRTVIMESVIDDLIQPAGWLEWDGDFALNTLYYAEYANKGPGAATNQRVKWKGYKVITDKNEALQFTPGQFIQGNLWLEKTGSPFFLGLKS from the exons ATGAGTGGGAAGGTGAGAATACCAAGACTAGTCTCCGTGAATAATGCATTCACGGTGGGATTAGTGATTATTGTTGTGAGCTTGCAAATAGGCAACGGTCAGTTTGACTATGAGTTTGGACCTGAAGGCGTTGAGAGCGATGCGGCTGTTGATGGTGCTCTTCATGCCAGGCTACCAGCATTCTCGGTCGCATCTCATGGGGCAGCTGCTTTCTGTGAGGCATGCGATCACAAGGAAGCATGCATTGAAAGCATTGGGTCTGTGGCAAACAAGCCCAATGCAAACCCCAAGGACTTTGTCCAAGCTGCTATACAATCCACCATCACACAGGTCAGCACTGCATTGGATGTGTCTGGTAGCATAGCAGCCAACTCCTCCGGCTCCAAGAAGATGTCCATGGAAGACTGTAAGGACTTGCTTGGGTTTGCTGTTGATGAGCTTAAGAATTGCTTTACAGCTGTGGGAGGAACTGACTTGCACGCCTTGCGCGACAAACAAGTCGACCTTCTTAATTGGTTAAGCGCTGTTATTTCCTATCAGCATACTTGTCTTGATGGCATATTTGACTCCCAACTCAAGGAAGAAATTATGTCAAGTGGTCTCTCAAATGCAAACAAGCTCACAAGTAATGCCTTGGCGATTGTCTCCACCATGTCTACGATCTTTGATGCTTTCAAAATCCCTGTGAAGGTTGGTGGTGGGGGTAATGCTCGTGCACTCACTGGTTTTGCACAAGGTAGTTTTGGATTTGGTCTTGGTGGTCATGGTGCTAGTGGTACTTGGAGTGGAGGTATTGGTGGGGGTAAAGGTGGTGGTGGTATAGGAGCAGGTGGTGGTGgcagcggtagtggtagtggtagcggtggcggcagtggtggtggtggtggtagcgGTAGTGGTGGCAGTAGTGGTAACGGCATTGGTACTGGTGGCGGCAGTGGTGGTGGTTATGCTAATAAAGATAAAAAAACTAATGAAGGTAGTTGTAAATGTAGTTGTGATGATAAAGCAGGTGGTGGTGGCAGCAGTGACAGTGGAGGTGGCGGTGGCAGTGGCGGGGGCAGTGGCGGCGGCACTGGCAGTGGCAGTGGCGGCGGCACTGGCAGTGGCAATGGCAGTGGAAGCGGCAATGGCAGCGGTAGTGGCACTGGCAGTGGCAGCGGTAATGGCGGTAGTGGTGGTAAGAAAGGTAATGGTGATTCAAGCAACCACAAAGCTACTAAAGAAGGTGGTGGTAATGGTAAAGGTCACGGCAATGGTAGTGGAAGTGGTGGTGGCAGTGGTGGTGGTATAGGTGGTGGCAAAGGTAGCGGAAGTGGTAGTGGTAAAGgaagtggtggtggtagtggtggtaaaGGAGGCAGTGGTGATGGTAAAGAAAGCGGCGGGGGTGGTGGCAATGGTAGTGGTAAAGGAGGTGGTGGTGGCGGAGGTGGTGGTGGAGGCAGTGGCGGTGGTGGAGGCGATGGTGGCAATAAAGGTGATTCAAGTGGTGATGGCAGTGCTACAGGAGGAGGGGGAGGTAATGGTAAAGGTGGTGGTAGCGGAAAAGGTAGTGGGAGTGGCGACGGTAGCGGTAATGGTAAGGGTAAAAGTGATGATAGTGCTAGCAGCGGTGGTGgtggcggcggcggcggcggtgGAGGAGGCGGTGGTGGTAGTGGTAAAGGAAGTGGTAGCGGTAAAGGTGACAGTAGTGCTAGTGGAGGAGGTGGAGGTAGCGGTGGTGGTAAGGGAAAAGGTGATGGCAATGGCAGCGGCAGTGGTAGTGGTACAGGTAATGGTAGTGGCAAAGGCGGTGGAGGTGGCAGCGGTGGTGGGAACAATAACGACAGTGGTAAAGATAAAGATAGTGGTAAAGGTAATGGTAATGGCAAGGGAGGTGGTGGAGGAAACAGTGGTGGTGGTGAAAATAGTGGTAAAGGTAGTGCTAAAGGTAATGGTAGCGGCAAGGGAGCTGGAGACGGAGGTGGTAGTGGTGGAGGCAGCGGCAGCGGAGGCGGTGGTGGAGGAGGCGGCAGTGGTGACAAAGGTAGTGCCAAAGGTAATGGTAGTGGCAaaggaggtggtggtggtggaggcGGCGGCGGTGGAGGAGGCGGTGGTGGTAAAGGTAGTGCCAAGGGTAATGGTAGTGGCAAAGGAGGAGGTGGTGGTGGAGGCAGCGGTGGTGGTGGCGGTGGAGGCGGAGGCGGAGGAGGTGGTGGCAACAATGAGTTTAGTTGGGGTAATGGTAATGGATTTAATTGGGGTGACAGTAgctatggtggtggtggtggaggcGGCGGCGGAGGTGgcggtggaggtggtggtggtggtggaggcGGCGGAGgtggtggtagtggcagtggaggtggaggcggtggtggaggtggaggtggaggtggaggcGGAGGCAGCTGGGGTGGTAGTAAGTATAGTGGCGGTGgaggtggaggtggtggaggAGGCAGTGGGACTGGTAAAGAAGGTTTtggttttaattttaataaaggCTTTACCATCGGTTCTGGTTCAAGACGACTTAAGGAGGTATATCAAAGCAATGGTGAGTATCCATCATGGTTGTCCGGTGAAGATAGAAAGCTATTAGGCAACAACAATGGCAATGAAAAGTTAATGCCTAATAAAATCGTGGCCAAAGATGGGAGTGGAGACTTTAAAACTATTGCAGAGGCTCTTTCTTCCTATCCCAAGAACCATAAAGGTAGATACACTATATATGTTAAAGCTGGGATATACAACGAGTATCTAACCGTTACAAAAGAACAAGTCAATGTGTTTATCTATGGAGATGGACCCCGAAAGACAATCATTACTGGAAGAAAGAATTTCAACGAAGGTGTTTCAACCATTAGAACTGCTACATtct CTGCTATAGGAAATGGATTTATAGCAAAGTCAATTGGATTTCAAAACACAGCAGGACTAGAGGGGCACCAAGCAGTGGCACTTCGAGTTCAATCAGACATGTCTGCATTTTACAACTGTAGAATGGATGGTTACCAGGACACTTTGTATGTTCAAACTCATCGCCAATTCTATCACAACTGTGTCATATCAGGAACAGTTGACTTCATCTTTGGGGACGCAGCAGCTGTTATCCAGAACTCACTGATCGTAGTTAGAAAGCCTGGAAAAAACCAAAAGAATGCAGTGACTGCTCAAGGCAGAGTTGATAAGTATGAAACTACAGGCATAGTAATCCAAAACTGTAAGATTGTCCCTGAACAGAAACTCTTCTCAGAAAGATTGATGACCCCCACATACTTAGGCAGGCCATGGAAAGAATACTCCAGGACAGTAATCATGGAATCCGTAATAGATGACTTGATCCAACCAGCAGGATGGCTGGAATGGGATGGTGACTTTGCACTAAACACACTCTACTATGCTGAGTATGCAAACAAAGGCCCTGGTGCTGCAACCAACCAGAGGGTGAAATGGAAGGGATACAAGGTCATCACTGACAAGAATGAAGCTCTTCAATTCACACCAGGTCAATTTATCCAAGGAAATCTATGGTTAGAAAAAACTGGGTCACCATTCTTCCTTGGATTAAAGAGCTAA